One Trichoderma asperellum chromosome 5, complete sequence genomic region harbors:
- the PRP45 gene encoding mRNA splicing protein (BUSCO:EOG092D3RNW) has translation MASMAASLQASLPKPKYTGEDEEAPSRTQQRGPRIVGPGQLDETQIVLKRSGPPAYGQRAGWRPRSQEDFGDGGAFPEIPIAQYPLDMGKKGATTSNALALQVDAEGKVKYDAIARQGHGEGRIIHTSFKDLIPLRQRADAGEIDLSRPDKESVAATTERTKNALAALVSGAVAAQKPKNLNIGQRKDPTFVRYSPANQMGDNSKKQDRIMKIVERQRDPMEPPKFKHKKIPRGPPSPPPPVMHSPPRKLTAEDQEMWRIPPPVSNWKNPKGFTVPLDKRLAADGRGLQDISINDKHAQFAEAIKMAERHARDEVQQRALMQQRLAEKEKAQKEQNLRSLAQKAREDRATAGRRGRRDSRDSRDSRDSRDSESRSRSRSRSSYSGSDSRGSDSEDSEVRARERARREKRKEDERKLRQTRMGAERRIQVMAREQNRDISEKIALGIAKPSQSKETMYDSRLFNQSSGFDSGFNEDNPYDKPLFAAQDAINSIYRPRANLDDEDAEAGDREMAKIQKSSRFGEALGKGTFKGASEAEAREGPVQFEKDAADPFNVDKFLSEVDQNSSSKRGYGLQDEDRKAKKPRVEDDDDD, from the exons AAGCGAAGTGGCCCTCCAGCATACGGCCAGCGGGCAGGATGGCGACCGCGCTCACAGGAGGATTTCGGTGATGGCGGTGCGTTTCCAGAAATCCCTATTGCCCAGTATCCGCTGGACATGGGCAAGAAGGGTGCGACAACGAGCAATGCCTTGGCGCTGCAGGTCGATGCTGAAGGCAAAGTCAAATACGACGCGATTGCCAGGCAGGGACATGGCGAGGGACGGATCATTCACACATCTTTCAAAGACCTCATCCCGCTGAGGCAGCGAGCCGATGCTGGAGAGATTGATTTATCGCGTCCAGACAAGGAATCTGTAGCGGCGACGACCGAGCGAACCAAGAACGCGTTGGCAGCCCTCGTCAGCGGAGCAGTGGCAGCGCAGAAGCCGAAGAACCTCAACATTGGACAGCGGAAAGACCCGACTTTTGTACGATACAGCCCGGCAAATCAGATGGGAGACAACTCGAAGAAGCAAGATCGTATCATGAAGATTGTGGAGCGGCAGCGAGATCCCATGGAGCCTCCGAAGTTCAAACACAAGAAAATTCCTCGTGGTcctccatcgccgcctcctccagtcATGCACTCTCCCCCACGAAAGCTTACGGCAGAAGATCAGGAGATGTGGAGAATCCCGCCTCCGGTGTCAAATTGGAAGAATCCCAAGGGCTTTACTGTGCCCTTGGACAAACGTCTTGCTGCGGACGGACGAGGGTTGCAGGATATCAGCATTAATGACAAACATGCACAGTTTGCCGAGGCCATCAAAATGGCAGAGCGCCATGCCCGAGATGAAGTCCAGCAACGAGCTCTGATGCAGCAGAGGCTagcagaaaaggagaaggctcAGAAGGAGCAAAACTTGCGATCCCTGGCGCAAAAGGCCCGAGAAGATCGAGCTACAGCTGGACGAcgcggaagaagagactCCAGAGACTCGCGGGATTCACGGGACTCACGGGACTCAGAATCAAGATCACGATCACGGTCACGGTCAAGCTACAGCGGATCAGATTCAAGGGGCTCTGATAGCGAAGATTCGGAGGTTCGGGCTCGAGAGAGGGCACGAAGAGAGAAACGGAAAGAGGACGAGCGAAAGCTACGACAGACTCGGATGGGCGCGGAGCGACGCATCCAAGTCATGGCCCGCGAGCAGAATCGAGATATATCAGAAAAAATTGCTCTCGGCATAGCGAAGCCCTCACAATCCAAAGAAACCATGTACGACTCGCGGTTATTTAACCAGTCCAGCGGATTTGATAGCGGATTCAACGAGGATAACCCCTACGACAAGCCCCTCTTTGCTGCTCAGGACGCGATTAACAGCATCTACCGACCCCGAGCAAACttggacgatgaagatgcagaagctggagataGAGAAATGGCCAAGATTCAAAAATCAAGCCGTTTTGGTGAAGCTTTGGGCAAGGGTACTTTTAAGGGGGCCAGTGAGGCAGAA GCACGAGAAGGACCCGTACAATTCGAGAAGGATGCGGCAGATCCATTCAACGTGGACAAGTTTTTGTCCGAGGTAGATCAAAACTCATCTTCCAAGAGAGGGTATGGGCTGCAAGATGAAGATAGGAAGGCAAAGAAGCCTCGCGttgaggacgatgatgatgattaa
- a CDS encoding uncharacterized protein (EggNog:ENOG41~MEROPS:MER0030934~SECRETED:SignalP(1-21)), which yields MMKAFVTHLLVLIGLIRSSLAQGDESPTVKLPGSLVHGIFANGVDSFYGMPYAESPAGLNRLKRPVKRTKPLGDFDATTIPPACPQGHFEAVDSDELWRKRSLNADSTLAKWHAAHPVHTSEDCLTITVQRPAGTKAGDSLPVLFMLTGFSFVIGTPYRYNATDFIKFSAEIELPFILVTANYRTGPWGFLPGQQVMKNGSTNLGLRDQRMSMEWASDNIAAFGGDPDEITLWGHASGGVSVLDHLVINGGNATYNDRKLFRGAIMSSGSLMPAEHIDSEKCNKLYTKIVKAIGCERKRDTLQCLREIPYSDFERATSSIPGALSAEALRLVYVPRPDNDLIRYSPEVLLNDNMFAAVPMILGNQEDEGTIFTQKQTSVNDTKPLSQYLRTQYFGNATKRNMEDFLKKYHKKPFEGSPYRTGDDFESWAGKKRLSSVIGDVFFTLSRRVAMEFIALSQPLLPIWGYHAAYDYRNGDSSAYGTAHGSFEAMIFGTDEYIASYTTRTARWYLINFVYHLDPNKKHTELVAWPKWTPDEPRMLIFNKTNNANMLDVHRKGNSKFMKKNIEKFRI from the coding sequence ATGATGAAGGCATTCGTAACTCATCTTCTGGTCCTCATAGGCTTGATCCGTTCCAGCCTTGCACAGGGAGACGAAAGCCCAACAGTCAAACTCCCTGGTTCTCTGGTCCACGGCATATTCGCTAATGGAGTCGATTCCTTCTATGGCATGCCTTATGCCGAATCTCCAGCTGGCCTTAACCGCCTCAAAAGGCCCgtgaaaagaacaaagccTTTGGGAGATTTTGATGCCACCACAATCCCACCAGCATGCCCCCAGGGCCATTTCGAAGCAGTTGATTCTGATGAATTATGGCGCAAGAGGTCTCTCAACGCCGACAGCACTCTAGCAAAATGGCACGCAGCCCATCCCGTACATACTTCAGAGGACTGCTTAACCATCACAGTCCAGCGTCCAGCAGGAACCAAGGCGGGGGACAGCTTGCCAGTTCTGTTCATGCTCACTGGCTTCAGCTTCGTCATAGGAACGCCGTATAGGTATAATGCTACCGATTTCATCAAGTTCAGTGCTGAGATCGAGCTGCCATTCATCCTTGTAACTGCCAACTACCGAACCGGGCCTTGGGGCTTCCTGCCTGGCCAGCAGGTCATGAAGAACGGATCTACTAATCTGGGTCTGCGTGATCAGCGAATGAGTATGGAGTGGGCATCAGATAACATCGCAGCTTTTGGCGGTGATCCGGATGAAATCACTCTCTGGGGACACGCATCTGGTGGTGTCTCGGTCCTCGATCATCTCGTGATCAATGGAGGCAACGCAACATATAACGACAGGAAACTCTTCCGCGGTGCTATCATGAGCTCTGGAAGCCTCATGCCCGCAGAGCATATCGATTCGGAAAAGTgcaataaattatatactaaaatcGTGAAGGCCATCGGCTGCGAGCGGAAAAGGGACACCCTGCAATGCTTGCGTGAGATACCATATTCCGACTTTGAGAGGGCGACCAGTTCCATCCCCGGGGCTCTCAGCGCAGAAGCCTTGAGGTTGGTGTACGTTCCTCGACCTGATAACGATTTGATACGATACAGCCCAGAGGTGCTTCTCAATGATAATATGTTTGCCGCAGTGCCCATGATCTTAGGCAATCAGGAAGACGAGGGCACGATATTTACCCAGAAGCAAACATCAGTTAATGATACAAAGCCACTCAGCCAGTATCTTCGCACACAATACTTTGGCAACGCAACCAAACGCAACATGGAAGATTTCCTCAAAAAATACCACAAGAAGCCTTTTGAGGGTAGCCCTTACCGCACTGGAGACGACTTTGAGAGTTGGGCTGGCAAGAAGCGCTTATCGTCTGTCATCGGCGACGTCTTCTTCACTCTTTCTCGGCGTGTTGCAATGGAATTTATTGCCTTGTCTCAGCCTCTCCTCCCTATATGGGGATACCATGCGGCGTACGACTACAGGAACGGCGACTCTAGTGCCTACGGCACTGCTCATGGCTCATTCGAAGCTATGATTTTTGGCACAGACGAGTATATCGCTTCGTATACAACTAGGACTGCAAGAtggtatttaattaatttcgTGTACCACTTGGATCCGAACAAGAAACATACCGAGCTTGTGGCCTGGCCCAAGTGGACGCCTGATGAGCCACGGATGCTGATATTCAACAAGACGAACAATGCTAATATGCTGGATGTGCATCGGAAGGGGAACTCCAAGTTCATGAAAAAAAACATAGAGAAGTTCCGAATCTAG
- a CDS encoding uncharacterized protein (TransMembrane:1 (n5-16c21/22o438-459i)~SECRETED:SignalP(1-21)~CAZy:GH76), whose product MKSPLVAATAALGLLGQGANAISLTLGDDTSTKNAAGTVAYGLMKFYTGNNTGDNPGNLPSPYYWWEAGAMFGTMIDYWFFTKDSTYNNVTMQAMLWQAGKDGSFMPTNQTLTEGNDDQGFWAMAAMSAAENVFPNPPSDQPGWLAMAQAVFNQYVGRWDPNCGGGLRWQIFQWNKGYDYKNSVANGCFFNVAARLARYTGNQTYADWAQKVWDWEQKIGLIGDQYQVYDGLSIDSNNTCGQMDQNQWTYNAGLYMAGAAAMYNYTNNATWKANLDGIVKETQSKFVNNNVVYEQFCEPRGFCSVDQSTFKGYLLRYMAATVKMAPYTATTLMPLLKAAATAAASVCTGPASGTFFGITGTGCGFSWMQPGNYDGKNGVGSQMNALDAVMYTMVQEAPDLATAKKGGTSKGDPGAGMGNIDPAGEIDNVTKPTTGGKVGAAILTLLLLISVLAGSAVLLL is encoded by the exons ATGAAGTCTCCATTGGTAGCTGCGACAGCAGCACTCGGTCTGCTAGGCCAGGGGGCGAACGCCATTTCCTTAACTTTAGGTGACGACA cttccaCAAAAAACGCTGCTGGTACCGTCGCATACGGTTTGATGAAGTTTTACACAGGCAATAACACTGGCGACAACCCTGGAAACCTACCAAGCCCTTACTATT GGTGGGAGGCCGGTGCTATGTTCGGTACTATGATCGATTACTGGTTTTTTACGAAGGATTCGACCTACAACAATGTCACGATGCAAGCGATGCTTTGGCAGGCTGGAAAAGATGGCAGTTTCATGCCCACGAATCAGACATTGACCGAAGGAAACGACGATCAAGGATTTTgggccatggctgccatgTCCGCGGCTGAAAACGTCTTTCCCAACCCGCCGTCCGATCAGCCAGGGTGGCTGGCAATGGCTCAGGCCGTCTTCAACCAATATGTCGGCCGATGGGACCCCAATTGTGGTGGAGGTCTCCGCTGGCAGATTTTCCAATGGAATAAGGGTTATGATTACAAAAACTCCGTCGCCAACGGTTGTTTCTTCAATGTTGCCGCTCGATTAGCCCGCTACACTGGCAACCAAACATATGCAGACTGGGCACAGAAAGTATGGGACTGGGAGCAGAAAATCGGTCTCATCGGAGACCAGTACCAGGTCTACGACGGTTTGAGTATCGATTCGAACAACACATGCGGACAAATGGATCAGAATCAGTGGACTTACAATGCAGGTTTATATAtggccggcgctgctgccatgtaTAACTACACCAATAACGCTACCTGGAAAGCCAACTTGGATGGCATAGTCAAAGAAACGCAATCGAAATTCGTCAACAACAACGTCGTTTACGAGCAGTTTTGCGAGCCCCGAGGCTTCTGCAGTGTTGATCAGAGCACATTCAAGGGTTACCTCCTTCGCTACATGGCCGCTACCGTCAAAATGGCCCCTTATACTGCCACTACTCTCATGCCACTCCTCAAGGCTGccgccactgctgctgcctccgTCTGCACTGGTCCAGCATCCGGCACATTCTTTGGAATTACAGGCACAGGATGTGGCTTCTCGTGGATGCAACCAGGCAATTATGACGGCAAGAACGGCGTTGGCTCGCAAATGAACGCTCTCGATGCCGTTATGTATACCATGGTCCAGGAAGCTCCCGATTTGGCAACGGCGAAAAAGGGTGGTACATCCAAGGGCGATCCCGGCGCTGGAATGGGCAACATTGACCCCGCAGGCGAGATTGATAATGTTACAAAGCCTACGACCGGTGGAAAGGTTGGAGCAGCGATCCTCACTCTCCTGTTGCTTATCAGTGTCTTGGCTGGCAGCGCGGTGCTACTGCTATGA
- the SMD2 gene encoding mRNA splicing protein (BUSCO:EOG092D4JJW): protein MADPKIQELLTKSRNELTEYEIAQLEEYEFSSGPLSILQTAVRSHTQVLISIRSNRKLLARVKAFDRHCNMVLENVKEMWTETPRLADGKKGRPVNKDRFISKMFLRGDSVILVLLS from the exons ATGGCCGACCCCAAGATCCA GGAACTTCTCACCAAGTCTCGTAACGAACTCAC CGAGTACGAGATTGCCCAGCTCGAAGAGTACGAGTTCTCCTCCGGccccctctccatcctccagaCTGCCGTGAGGTCGCACACGCAGGTGCTCATCTCGATTCGTTCGAACCGCAAGCTGCTGGCACGTGTCAAGGCTTTCGACAGACATTGCAACATGGTGCTCGAGAACGTTAAAGAGATGTGGACCGAAACACCCAGGTTAGCGGATGGAAAAAAGGGCCGACCGGTCAACAAGGACAGATTTATCAGCAAGAT GTTTCTAAGAGGCGATAGCGTCATCCTAGTTCTTCTCAGCTAG
- a CDS encoding mitochondrial 37S ribosomal protein mS47 (BUSCO:EOG092D2MH0): MSFRTLAARAGTAANAAGRSSYRSVFTMAHQTRALSSAIDARPLSAEAYHVKELPGDEPNDVVFESKYGLRTILLNRPKKLNSLNGSMIRKIVPRLIEWEKSDMANVIVMKGAGEKALCAGGDVAELALYNQESADGWKKSAEYFALEYQLDHYIATYQKPYIAFMDGITMGGGVGLSIHAPFRIATERTMFAMPETTIGFFPDVGASFFLPRMNGSIGTYLALTSDRLKGPNVFYSGIATHYLHSSSLPDLEARLAELRFRDEDPLPRRLELINDTLEEFCTGLPYDQGFTLSGETRRAIDRCFSKNNVNDIIAALKEERGETEEWAQKQLATLHKRSPTAVHVALRQMRVGGKWSISETFEKEHQIASKFMQHHDFTEGVTALLVRKEAAKWQPESLEAIPASDNVSKSFFDFKKDAGLKLFTDRTYSEYPYAALGVPTEKEIQAVVTGNSLTPAELAKQVKASRKNRQGVAEVVDEIISRKTTVDEQGKAKWVVADEAASSSRL, translated from the exons ATGTCCTTCCGAACACTCGCGGCACGGGCTGGCACGGCGGCAAACGCTGCAGGCCGGAGCAGCTATCGCAGCGTATTCACCATGGCACATCAAACCAGAGCATTGAGCTCGGCGATTGATGCACGACCG CTGTCTGCCGAAGCCTACCATGTCAAGGAGCTGCCTGGCGACGAGCCCAACGATGTCGTCTTCGAGAGCAAGTACGGTCTGCGAACCATTCTGCTAAATCGACCAAAGAAACTGAATTCCCTCAATGGATCAATGATTCGCAAGATTGTTCCACGATTAATCGAGTGGGAGAAGTCAGACATGGCAAACGTCATTGTCATGAAGGGCGCGGGAGAGAAGGCTCTCTGCGCCGGAGGCGATGTTGCTGAGCTCGCCCTCTACAACCAAGAGAGCGCTGATGGATGGAAGAAGTCGGCCGAATACTTTGCTCTCGAATACCAATTGGATCACTACATTGCGACGTACCAGAAGCCTTACATTGCCTTCATGGACGGAATCACCATGGGCGGCGGTGTTGGCTTGAGCATCCACGCACCATTCCGAATTGCAACGGAGAGGACCATGTTTGCTATGCCCGAGACAACGATTGGATTCTTCCCCGATGTCGGCGCATCTTTCTTCCTACCTCGTATGAACGGCTCTATCGGAACCTACCTCGCCTTGACCAGCGACAGACTCAAGGGTCCCAACGTTTTCTATAGCGGTATTGCTACTCACTACCTGCACTCGTCAAGCTTGCCAGACCTCGAGGCCCGTCTCGCAGAGCTGCGGTTCCGAGACGAGGACCCCCTCCCCCGACGACTTGAACTTATCAACGACACCCTGGAAGAGTTCTGCACCGGTCTTCCCTACGACCAAGGCTTCACCCTAAGCGGCGAGACCCGACGTGCCATTGATCGATGCTTCAGCAAGAACAACGTCAATGACATCATTGCTGCCTTGAAGGAAGAGCGGGGAGAGACTGAGGAGTGGGCACAGAAGCAGCTGGCCACGCTCCACAAGCGATCACCCACCGCCGTGCATGTTGCTCTTAGGCAGATGCGAGTTGGTGGCAAATGGAGCATCTCGGAGACGTTTGAGAAGGAGCACCAGATTGCTTCCAAGTTCATGCAGCACCACGACTTCACCGAGGGTGTGAcagcgctgctggtgcgCAAGGAGGCGGCCAAGTGGCAACCCGAGTCTCTGGAGGCCATTCCGGCCAGCGATAACGTCTCCAAGTCCTTCTTTGACTTCAAGAAGGACGCCGGACTTAAGCTGTTTACGGACCGGACATACTCTGAGTACCCTTACGCTGCCCTCGGCGTGCCTACGGAGAAGGAAATCCAGGCTGTTGTGACTGGCAACTCACTCACACCGGCCGAACTTGCCAAGCAGGTTAAGGCATCGAGGAAGAACCGACAAGGTGTGGCCGAGGTTGTGGATGAGATTATCAGCAGAAAGACGACGGTAGATGAGCAGGGCAAGGCCAAGTGGGTGGTGGCTGATGAGGCGGCTTCTTCAAGTCgactgtaa
- a CDS encoding uncharacterized protein (EggNog:ENOG41) — protein sequence MASPMPAAQSSGWSNTPAAGEVDEYGLQTKFMNLKVHYTFDKEAKINCLARGSQPLQVQTVPIDETNTIGVVDLRACVHVIAECSPELTNHECDYTIYAVDYSEPDLPQVGQGLLSWVFQSMRPDFGHHQPKMVTGRVTRNVLGVFGGGGRETLEIRLKLSETARIQRSITYASPPVEQKPSRPIEPTLPPSAASEWNSLVQSNPQMAQQATQNQGPMQSPMQSHSPSIAPALPQGPPPPLVRQGSFGPSYGQNPPAQELPRLAPTPIDPQSMPSIPAPSSRPSSRASNRPSRRKPPTGRPRGRPRKKPAEGNTSGYEDGTEGEDAAPPKEDEPVKKRAKITRVDRSDTVAFGAEPESLRVAASNSSSLRNFRPLAINNDSVTGSHLQEIPRAPTPVPNGRLRAVPGREPSSLKRRESALSQPPTSGFSASDVGRFQSPGIDDDRTPESLAPTPNYPDDSPPDIGSSPPVQQATPYMRSSPPPSSPVLPPMPPMAAHEPDAPNNDAGDIFGEGEHSMLEELPPQQLTNKMPTQSVPIQVFQLQDGPSGQDLVHLRTYNTPYPASNTPATAESSLLPPLSREPNRPQFNTQPTKRKRPQSSSPPDMGPTPPPTTDAAERAMSPTLTSTPAPVHAPTPIPLPAPDYAPASISTPIYAPIPMTAPFLPPDVGAPTPPAPASESVPATAPTPELSQAPPLTDDIFNDPIVQLASTFSSREEAPPLIQPPSRSSQPPQSRPQTSKSKYPRQLSRSQSAGPLILPASDPVGPSALSQPPVVPLERPSSMGGGGADIRRPASTGPLALPMPEPLTGASKEAPVVSAPSVVPEASCPPSDFPPPSSPQRINNKNIVKKHAIKQRLEAAINNGEMPPYCSNCGAIETPTWRKIWIQQRDGIPERCEFSEKPGKITAVEITQCDDEGTPTAHRVIKKSLAITDDKSKWQEALLCNPCGIWLAKCKSHRPADRWDKDASRLGQERRKRGTGRSTSRAKKNRRKDDAPVNLTSEAYLPTDAYLPTDALEPPAPSSPKMNEALSAGPNPLPRPENAKGQGPEKSHETAELDALSQPGSTHSRGTGTAQSPIDIDVDFNQVAGSTKRLLFPSPRKDGVPKVLCDVDINIVQTAECRSAENLKGDQENATASGSNTAISKLDDLEALFNSPAKGRPSTPPPEAKSAPAEPFKTPTRPPPNHRPITRSVSRSMRSAKSILSPSQLAADRTPTKTPKSMLRIPGSSARRRSPRGHQGNFDNMFTSPIAQNIVQFLSQGNTLSFEDGEIDFGNLAGDSDELLDFGHLLSTDDIMPSSPPKNDTLGISFEYEGGSSNIADWMETVIKELK from the exons ATGGCATCGCCAATGCCGGCCGCTCAATCGAGCGGCTGGAGCAATACGCCTGCTGCAGGCGAGGTGGACGAGTATGGTCTGCAGACCAAGTTCATGAACT TGAAGGTGCACTACACGTTTGACAAGGAGGCCAAGATCAATTGCCTGGCCAGAGGATCCCAGCCCCTGCAAGTGCAGACCGTCCCGATTGACGAGACGAATACTATTGGCGTCGTCGACCTGAGGGCCTGTGTCCACGTTATTGCCGAGTGCAGCCCGGAGCTGACGAACCACGAGTGCGACTACACGATTTACGCTGTTGATTATTCCGAGCCCGATCTGCCCCAGGTCGGCCAAGGCCTGCTGTCATGGGTCTTCCAGTCGATGCGGCCTGATTTTGGGCATCATCAGCCCAAGATGGTGACGGGCAGAGTCACCAGAAACGTGCTGGGCGTTTTTGGCGGTGGGGGCAGAGAGACTCTGGAGATCAGATTGAAACTTTCTGAAACGGCTAGAATTCAGCGTTCAATCACATATGCCTCTCCTCCCGTGGAGCAGAAGCCCAGCAGGCCGATAGAACCGACCTTACCGCCCAGTGCCGCATCAGAATGGAATTCTCTAGTGCAGTCTAACCCACAAATGGCCCAACAGGCGACTCAGAATCAAGGCCCCATGCAGAGCCCTATGCAGAGCCATTCACCCAGCATAGCTCCCGCTTTGCCTCAAggaccgccgccgcccttGGTCAGACAAGGCTCTTTCGGGCCAAGTTATGGCCAGAATCCACCTGCACAGGAGCTTCCGAGGCTAGCTCCAACTCCAATTGATCCTCAGTCCATGCCCAGCATCCCGGCACCTTCGTCACGACCATCTAGTAGAGCGTCAAATAGACCATCTCGAAGGAAGCCGCCGACTGGTAGACCCCGAGGTAGGCCGCGGAAGAAACCGGCTGAGGGCAACACATCAGGCTACGAAGATGGGACTGAAGGAGAGGATGCCGCACCTCCCAAGGAAGATGAGCCCGTCAAGAAGAGGGCAAAGATTACCAGGGTGGATAGGTCAGATACAGTTGCTTTTGGTGCCGAACCTGAATCTCTCAGGGTTGCTGCGAGCAACTCCAGCTCTCTGAGGAATTTCCGGCCCCTTGCAATCAATAACGACAGTGTGACAGGTAGTCATCTGCAGGAGATCCCTCGAGCTCCCACACCTGTTCCTAACGGTCGTCTCAGGGCGGTACCAGGACGAGAGCCCAGCTCCCTCAAGCGACGTGAATCCGCACTGAGCCAGCCGCCCACATCAGGCTTTTCCGCGAGCGATGTTGGCCGCTTCCAATCCCCCGGCATAGACGACGACAGAACGCCAGAATCTTTAGCACCAACGCCAAATTACCCCGACGACAGCCCACCAGATATTGGTTCCTCGCCACCGGTCCAGCAGGCTACACCTTATATGCGGTCTAGTCCACCCCCTTCAAGTCCGGTGCTGCCTCCGATGCCGCCTATGGCTGCTCATGAACCTGATGCTCCGAATAATGACGCGGGCGACATTTTTGGAGAGGGGGAGCATTCTATGTTAGAAGAGCTGCCGCCTCAACAGCTCACAAACAAAATGCCAACCCAGAGCGTGCCAATCCAGGTTTTTCAGCTCCAGGACGGCCCTAGTGGCCAGGATCTAGTACACCTTCGCACCTATAACACCCCTTATCCCGCTTCAAATACGCCTGCCACTGCTGAGAGCTCCCTTCTCCCCCCTCTAAGCCGGGAACCGAATCGGCCACAATTCAATACCCAGCCTACTAAAAGGAAGAGACCGCAGTCGTCATCACCTCCAGACATGGGACCAACCCCGCCTCCTACGACCGACGCCGCTGAGCGGGCGATGAGCCCGACCCTAACTTCCACCCCTGCTCCAGTTCACGCTCCTACTCCCATCCCTCTTCCTGCGCCTGATTACGCTCCTGCGTCTATTTCTACGCCCATATATGCGCCTATTCCTATGACAGCGCCGTTTTTACCCCCAGATGTCGGGGCGCCGACTCCTCCCGCACCTGCTTCTGAATCAGTCCCAGCAACTGCGCCAACACCCGAACTCTCACAAGCTCCCCCCTTGACTGATGACATTTTCAATGATCCTATAGTACAACTTGCATCTACCTTTTCCTCAAGAGAAGAGGCTCCTCCTCTAATCCAACCGCCGTCACGATCTTCGCAGCCGCCTCAGTCAAGACCGCAAACATCAAAGTCCAAATATCCCCGTCAACTCAGTCGATCACAATCCGCAGGGCCGCTTATATTACCCGCCAGCGATCCTGTTGGTCCATCGGCTTTATCTCAGCCCCCCGTTGTCCCTCTGGAGCGTCCGTCTTCAATGGGAGGCGGAGGCGCTGATATTCGTCGACCAGCTTCTACTGGGCCGCTGGCTTTGCCAATGCCTGAGCCCCTTACTGGGGCCTCAAAAGAGGCTCCGGTGGTCTCTGCCCCTTCGGTCGTCCCCGAGGCGTCCTGCCCTCCCAGCGATTTTCCTCCACCATCTTCGCCGCAACGAATAAATAACAAGAACATTGTAAAAAAGCATGCCATCAAACAGCGACTAGAGGCGGCGATAAATAACGGGGAGATGCCTCCATACTGCAGCAACTGTGGTGCTATAGAAACTCCTACCTGGAGAAAAATATGGATCCAACAACGAGATGGCATTCCGGAACGATGCGAATTTTCGGAGAAGCCTGGTAAGATAACAGCGGTGGAAATAACACAGTGCGATGATGAAGGCACTCCAACAGCTCATCGTGTTATCAAAAAGAGTTTGGCTATCACCGATGATAAGTCCAAGTGGCAAGAGGCTCTACTTTGCAATCCCTGCGGCATATGGCTTGCAAAGTGTAAAAGCCATCGCCCTGCGGATAGATGGGACAAGGATGCCTCTCGGTTGGGCCAAGAACGACGTAAGAGAGGCACTGGTCGAAGCACATCCCGCGCCAAGAAAAATCGCCGGAAGGATGATGCCCCTGTCAACCTTACTTCGGAAGCATATCTGCCCACAGACGCCTATCTACCCACAGACGCGTTGGAGCCACCAGCACCCTCGTCACCAAAAATGAACGAAGCTCTCTCTGCAGGCCCGAATCCATTGCCGAGGCCAGAGAACGCTAAGGGTCAGGGGCCTGAGAAGTCTCACGAGACCGCTGAGCTTGATGCATTATCCCAACCAGGATCAACTCATTCCCGGGGTACCGGAACAGCTCAAAGTCCCATCGACATTGATGTTGACTTTAACCAAGTAGCTGGGAGCACTAAGAGGCTGCTATTCCCGTCCCCTAGGAAAGACGGAGTGCCCAAGGTGCTTTGCGATGTTGACATCAATATCGTTCAGACGGCAGAGTGTCGCTCAGCAGAGAACCTAAAAGGAGATCAAGAGAACGCCACCGCATCAGGGTCGAATACAGCTATCAGCAAATTGGATGATTTAGAAGCTCTGTTCAATAGCCCGGCCAAAGGACGACCGTCCACCCCGCCACCCGAGGCCAAATCCGCTCCTGCTGAGCCTTTCAAGACCCCTACAAGACCTCCTCCAAACCATAGGCCAATCACTAGAAGTGTCTCGCGGTCTATGCGATCTGCCAAGTCGATCTTGTCTCCTAGCCAGCTCGCAGCCGACCGAACTCCTACCAAGACGCCAAAATCCATGTTGAGAATTCCCGGAAGCAGTGCGAGAAGACGCAGTCCGCGAGGTCATCAGGGCAATTTTGACAATATGTTTACTTCGCCAATTGCTCAAAATATTGTACAGTTCCTCTCACAAGGCAACACTTTGTCGTTTGAGGATGGCGAGATAGATTTTGGCAACCTCGCCGGAGACAGTGACGAACTGCTTGACTTTGGCCACCTTCTGAGTACGGATGATATAATGCCCAGTTCTCCACCCAAAAACGACACCTTGGGGATATCTTTCGAATACGAAGGCGGTTCTAGTAACATTGCTGACTGGATGGAGACTGTTATAAAAGAGCTTAAATGA